TTTATTTTTCTTCATGTTCCTGGTTTATTTCCTACTAAAAAGAAGTTCATATGAAGAAATCAAAAGGTCCAGATTCTTttttcacaaattctttgctcaAAAGAAGGTGTGAAGCGAAGCGACTATGAAGGAGCCCTTAGATTAATCAAATCCCtttcaataaagaaagagaaaataaaatagtaaccaaggcatccttatcttgacAGGTTCGAAGTGGAATATTCATATCTCCTTATAAATGAGACTCCTACGAAGCCTTCGCTAGaagcaaagaatttgtgaaaaACCACTAACCCATCCTCCAGACCATCTAGACCCTTTATATTTCAAGGATAAGTTTTCTTTCTAAACctactaacaaaaaaaaagcaAGCTTCTCTCAAATGCTTTAAGCCCCCACTCCGCGGTTTTCCActttcactttcttttcttACACCCCttcttcctatggtcgagctacttccgtccctccTTCAGAGTAGTCTAAAAACTACTCTGTGGGGTGGCTCTTTCTCGCTTCCTTTCATTCACTTTCCAGGAGCCGCACAGAACATAGCTGGAAGTCAAAGGGCCCATACTACCTACCTAACCCCTCGCTCCGAGGGACCTTAGATCAAAAAGCGCCTTTTTAATAACCTCATTCATCCAAAAGAGAACGGACCTATGTATTTGCATGACTCCTACACATTTAACTCTATCTACACTCGTAGCCAATCCCCTATCGATCCTACCACCACGCCACAAAACGGAGCTCGTGTGGAACCTTTTCTTTCTGGCGTAACTACGGTGAAAGGTAAGAAAATATGGCGGTCGAGTAATAGAAGAGTCGGAGGTACGATAAACTTGGCCAAAATATAGGCCCCGCGCAATCCTTCTTCTTTAGTAAAGTTAACCTCTTTTTTGCTAGTGTTGACGTAGTGCGCACATAGATAAGGAAAGCCAAATCTCAGTGGGCGATCGGTGCCTTTCTTTAATGGCCTCAATTCTTATTTTTCAGTCGTGGGAAAGCTCGATCGGGAAGAGGGGAAAGGCTTGGGCCTACCTATCCTAATAGGACCTCATAAAAGAAGGGGAGCTGTTGAGAGGTTCCATATTGCCGAGCCGAAGGGTAGCACTTCTCTACGTGATCATAGTATCTCACCTTCTCTCGTCCCTGCAGCATTTCATAGTATATATGCACTATTTCTGATTCACTAATAaggaagatatagttggggtGGGGGTGACGAATGTGATACGTCAAGTATGACCCGGAGAGATACATGCTAATTATGGGTAGAAAGCAGGAACCATTATGTAAAGAATTGCAGGGGTTTACAGATCTCTTATACTACCATCGATCAACAGAGCGAAACAACCAGAAAAATCAATGTCGTTAAAAATTCGTATGATAGGTGTAACTATCTTATACTGTTTAAGGGGTAATCGACGTACTCGTATGTGGGGGGAATCTTTAGCTCTATTGAACATACAGGAAATTAGAGGTAGCATTCTATCGATGTTAAGTCATGGACTGGTTTCTTCAACCCTTTTTCTATGTGTTGGTGTTCTATATGACCGACATCGGACTCTACTTGTTAGATATTACGGAGGTTCAATGAGCACCATGCCAAATCTCTCTACCATTTCCTTTGCTTTCACTTTGGTCAATATGAGTTTACCTGGTACTAACAACTTTATCGAGGAATTTTCCATCTCAGTAGGAGCTTTCCAAAGAAATAGCTCAGTAGCCACATTAGTTGTGCTTGGGATGATTTTAGGTGTGACATATTCCCTTTGGCTATATAATCGTGTGGTTTTTGGAAATTGCAAACCTGATTTCCTTCATAAATTCTCCGATCCAAATGGCAAAGAAGTTTCcatatttattccttttcttATTAGAGGGGCGACCATCCGTTGAACTACCATGAAAAAAGAGGTAAACCAATGTGATCATGGCATTGTAGGTATCTGTAATGGGACAGATGTGACTTCCTTCGGTTGGTTTGAGTGGCATAGCCCGTTGTGAAAGTCCCCCTTAACCATTTCTTTGGTCTTTAGGGAGCCAAAGCTTAACTTTACTAAGAAAAAAGGCTGGTGTAGGAGCCTTTAAATAGTAGGAAACTTTAGGAAGGAGCAATGTAATTAAGTAAGATCTGAAAGAAAGAGGAAGCCCACTGTGGGAAGCAAAGGAACTCAACTTCATTCTATCAGTTGAGATCATCAgcttttcttatttctttcttGGAAAAAATCACTCTTTGTCTTTCTTTCATTCTCTATATCAGTTAGGAAATAGTAGGCTCGACTTAGAGGATCAGAAGGAAAGAAAGGACGAGGGGTAATGATGCATGGCTATCTCCAAGGGACAGTTGAAGAAGTGACTCATGAATGTTGTCAGGTTGGATAAGCCAATAACTCTCAAGCCTTCGGTCTCTTTTTTGAGCAAGAATCACAGccttaccgctacgtgggcttcACCATGATACGAACTCTAAGTTCTGATGGTAGAGCACAAGGGATTCCTCATAAATCTAATGATAGGAATGGAAACTAAAAGCACGACCGGGGTCCAAGATAATCAATAATCAATAAGAGTCAGGTAAGCACGAGACTTTTTGGTAGTAGCGGTGAACCAGATGGTCGCAGTGATAGAAACTGGGACAGATGACTCTTAGGATCTCTCTAATTCTAGCAAAAGCttaaattctttgacccttctAATGTAATTCAAATGGGGGCGGACCTGACCACTTTCGTCCCTCTCTTtatttagtaggtcaacttgcactccttttaagtcgcttcgcccctctcctctccttcttagtcgagttgTTTTGCACCCTATCGTTTTGAGTCAAGTTATTTCATTAATGCACTCCTTCATAGTTGTTTTGCTTCGTGCCTTACTTTGCCTGTGGTTGCGAGCTAGAGCTACCATAGCTTATAGCTAGAGCCATAGGGGGGCCCAGCAGAGAGAACAGTCAGGATAAGGAGCACGAAGCCCACCAAACAGGTGGCAGAAGCAGCAAGCAAGTGCTTGGTAGGCCAAGAGCCTAGTGAACCGAGCAGGACACTCGATGAAAGAGGGCACACTGAGCAAGTATGAGAAATTGGCCCGACCCCACGAAGCTTTATGAAAAGCAAGGACCTATGCAAGTCAGGGCTCGTCCCTGATCAATGTTGGATCAAACTAGGGTCGTAGCACTGACCTCTTTATTTATTGATTCAATACAATTAAGGGAAAAGATCGTAGAGTTCCCTACCGCTCCATAGGATTTCTACTCAACAAACATTCTTTCTTAAATTATTTGAGCCTTTTAAGAataaggactttcgctttcattcAACTCCTACTCTGCCTCTcttctcctctccttcttagtcgagctgcttcgcaccgcTCTGTGGGCGTTTTGAGTCAAGGTATTAATCTAAGGGCTCCTTCTAAGAATAATGGATAAGGATTTCACTTTCATTGTATTCTTATCATTTGGAGTCAAGTTATTTCTAATTTGAAGGGCTCCTTTCCAGaataagggataaggacttTGCTTTTAACTTCTAACGGAGccttatcattttgagtcgagttatttcaaaaaagaaaaggctCCTTCTAATTGGATAAGGAAGGaattcgctttcaaattctttgaacctctcttttcatttgttgtcgagttatttctaaaaataaagggctccttcacagtcgtttcgctttgAACCTTCGTCCTATTAATGGAATTCTTTCATTGCACTCTTTCAAGCCTCTTCATAGGGATAAGTCTTTATTTTTATTGAGGGCTTTGAACCTCTATTCAACTGAACTCCTCGCAACCCTTGTTCATGTTGGactttgtgtcctaaaactcgtattttgttatttgattcaataaaatttattattgaatgctataatcttaaaaccaataaattaagatcccgaggctattttactgagtttgtcaaatacacttgaactttatgtagagacataaacatggattaagttcaagttaataactcaaatagtctatagtgtatgaataaggttgggcgccttattctagaAAAACACTGTGGATGcagcccgctccgtagttagtacaaacgatgtaatcctgaatcgttcatgtagagacatgggagtgagggcatcctatctaaatggtttgcataagactgaatCACGAAATgtcactttttgttataacaccgtaaactataaactaactatttcgattatgatgacctaggtaacttgatcttaatcctgagctaattatgaacttatgttcattcggtagtatccttaaaTCTGCACAGGTGAGGCAGCTCATCAttgctggcccaataagcctcccatttcagggataagactaAGTGAAtaactagggacatagggtgcaagacggaattcacttctacccatttctgggatagtagataggttgttcccttaaggactgaatccaagtcttgaactaaaggccccaccttctcattggcccgagaaggattcaggtttataggttggaccttaaaccaattattcaatagtggatcagtgggtcttaaggagcaagatgtaatctcgagggtaaaacggtattttgacccagccaagattacgaacaacctgtgaaggatcaacttactcatcatggttatatcaggtggacagaaatatatctatagtgaggggagtgcaactaagattctttagtggaatgactctttagttaacaaatgttgattaagcttggtctaagtctaaaagagtttagccaattaatctcgaatcattggagcccatgatctataggtccattaggttcccctactatctcatatggattcaactaagaacaagtatgttgaagtaattcgaattgttcaaactaaaaaaagagagacaaaccgacaaatatataagatataagtcggtaaaaataaactttaagctttgtgtttaaatatgatttaaataaatatgaacatagattcatatttaaaagcttggaaagttttgaaacggtcaaagttgtaaaaatcaatatgttgacttttaactttgaactttaatcggatttatattcaaatatgatttgaattttagaaaaaatgaatgtggattcatacacgggaggttagaattagtcaagacgggtaaaatagcaaaaagtcaaaaagttaacttttgactaagaaaagtcaaagtttgactttgacttaattggtcaaatgaccaaattgtccctttgactaattacttaattaattaaaagttaatggaCAATGTGGCAGCCTATTGTGAAATTaaaagccactaattccattaagagttaatggattaattaggtgttgagattatatgaaataatttgcatgcaatttgcatgtaaatttcatatataaacttctcattacagaatgagaaaagATGATGTTTTTGTTGAAAAAgtcacctaaacgatacaccttcttcctttctcgctaagttttacttcacaaaaccgaattccacaactccgttcttggtcctgagattagtaggtcaacttagtagTTGTCCTcgctcgtgattttcaggcaagaagaagctttggatcgaagaagaagttcagagctataaaaggtaagttcatcgtttaccttttatgctcttcgtttaggtccatcgcatagcacatgcatgtcaacttctaaatcgtttagatgcatatagagtaaagtaTGATCCTTTCATTCTGCTGCAGCATGTCTCTTGATGTTTTTTCCATCAGTTCATATATTCAgatttatatggatttcttaaATAGGGGTATGTCTGAAGGACTCAGAAATCTATATTCAAATGAATTACCATATTAGTGAAATTcacttcgttgcactccttaacagtgGCAGAATAAAGaattcgctttcaaattcttctcaaattctttgatcctttatGTTTTGAGTCAAGTTATTTCATTAGTGCACTCCTTCATAGaataagggataaggacttcgctttcaactcctaacggagccttttattttgagtcgagttatttcataatgcactccttcatagaataagggataaggacttcgctttTAACTCTTAACGAAGCCTTtgattttgagtcgagttatttcataatacaCTCCTTCAGAGTCGTTTCGCTTCGTGCCTCTGGACCAATCGTTTCTCAATCTTTGTTAATTAATTCAGCTTGAATCTTAGGCTCCTTTCAGTCAAGCCTCCTCTGCTTTTTTAGCCTTTAGAGTCTCTCATTGAGAACCTTTGttttctttgagcctccgcGCGCTCTTCATTTTTTAGCGTCTTTCTCGTGGCGGAAAAAGAACAAGAGGAGTTATCGATAGTCGGACTGATTTATTCCATATACTTTGAGTAggctttttcttctttctggtTGGTACTTATAGAAGGCGAGCTTTATTTAAGAGAGAATGGGGAGTGAATCTCACCCGTTTTCATTCTTGCTTCAGTTCAGGCTCCTCTCTCTCTTATTCGTAGTTAGCAAGGAGGAAGGAGTCTAAATCAATGGACATTAATTCATCGGAAAATCTCTTCCTAGCCATTAAGGATTGCAATAATATTAATATGTCAAAATGAGTTTTATTTAGGGGAAATAGctacaaatatagcaattagattTGAAATATTTGCATAGCAATATTTTATAAGAAttgaaaatatagcaaaatatgttagtctatcaatgatatagtctatcattgatagaccatgttgaaaatattggtctatcactaatagactgCATAAATGGCACGAGTAACAACTCTAAAGAAGAGAACATAACACAATCACTTTGATAACTCAGTTCGGTGCAATTGCACTTACATCTAAGGGGTCTTGAACCTAATTGAAGAGATCATATATTGAAATTCAAAATGGTTAATAAGTACAAAGTTTTTATTAGAATTAATATCCTCAAGCTATTAAACAAACTTATACTGCACAATCCAGATTTACCAAGGAATCTCCCTCTGAATTGATTGATTCTTGAATCAATCTTGTATTACATTTCACAGGCTCTCCTTGAGTGTGACACTTGTGAATTTACTTTGCTTGCTAGGCTCTTCCTAACACTGGTGATCTCCTCACTCTTGCACACTATTCAATCAATGACCTAGTGTGCAACTTTGTACGCAACACATAGTATAGAACAACCCTTCTGATGTaccaactttttttaaaaaaaaataaaatctttcaACCAGATCAAAtcttaaataaattaagaataAAAACCAACCAACTAGAATTAATATTAagagaataaaaataaatgacgAGTTGTTCATCGATAGAAGTGTATCACCAAAAGTCAAAGGTTGGATGATCTTTAGCGATTTAACGTTAAACGAATGTATTAGTTCAAAATTTGAATGTGGATTATATGTAGGGCAGCTCAAAAGAAGCAAAAGAAGCAGACTTTATGGGCTATGTTGGTACGACCTCCTCAGCCCAAACCATTCTTATTCATTTCCAACTCGCTCCCAACTCTGAGTTTCCATTTCCGAGTCCTCACTGACCGATCTCGCCATCAACTGCGATCTTCCTTCTTCTGCCGGAGACATCAAAGATTCAACAACCTTGAAGAAGCCGCAATTGAAGATCATCCTTATCCAAGTATGTCCCCTAATTCATTTCTCTTTCAAGTTCAACTTCAAAACCCTAGAATCACAGAATTTCAATCCCCATTGAATTGAAAAAGCTTTGGATCAATCACAATCAGATCTGAATCTACCATTTCGCCATGTCCTGTTTAGCCCTTGCCCTGCAGCCTGCTAATGGATCTGATATCCTCCTTCAAACTCGTGAATGGTTCCCTCCTCCAAGAGCGTTAGTTGCCCTAACCTCCTTCCGCCAGACACGTTTGGCCTTCGCTGCCACCAAGCATCAGAGCCACCACGCATCCACCGTCCTTGGTGATGATTCTTCTCTCGCCGACTCTATTGCCTCTCTTGGTGATGATCCTTTGGCTGCCTCTAATGGTCAGGTTATTGTCGGTGCGGAAAGCCGTTACCGAGTTGTATATCGCCTTGTCAATGGCATCTATGTTCTTGGGATTACCACTGCTGATCAAGATAATTCTGTTAATGTCTTTGAATGTATCCATATTGTAAACCAAGCCGTTAGCGTCGTTGTTACGGCCTGTCGTGGTGTTGATGTCACTCCCGAGAAGCTTAGCCGGAAATACGCTGAGATTTATATGGCGTTGGATATTGTTCTTAGGGGTGTCAGCAATATTCGGCTTGCGGCAATGCTTGCTTCGATGCACGGGGATGGTCTTGCGAAAATGGTTCATTCGGCTCTTGATACGGAGAACAAGATTCGTGGGGCTGATAATTGGAATGCTATGGAGGTTCACTCGATTGAACATCAAGCCAATGTGGAGGCATTTTCGAGTGCACGATTTGAGTTACCCGCGGAGACTCTTGAAGCTGGGGATGAAATCGCAGCAACTCTTGCTCCTGTTACTCAGAGTGTGAATGAGCAACAGGATCAGCAGCAGCAGAAGGCTGAGGAGCCCGCTGTTGAACAGGATCCATTTGCGGCTAGTGACATGATTAACAAGCCTGAAGAGCTGGTGGGCGGGTTCAAGAAGACCAAGGATCCTTCTGCTACGGATTTGACTATGGTGTTGGCGGGTCTTGAGGTCCCAACATTGCCACCTGCAGAAGCCACCCAATCAACACATATTGGCGTCGAGGGATTCGAAGGAAACTATGGTGGTATAGAATTCAGTACTGATCAAGCTACAATGGAAGAAACGTTTGAGGGCTTCAGCGATGCTTGGGGTGGAGGATTAGATCCATCTGAGTTCGTGGGTCCTGAGAAGGTTAAAAAAACAGAAGGCCTCGGTGGCTTGGAACTCTTGCAGACCGGACCTGATGGAACGAAAGTAGCTGTTGCTGATGCTACTGGTAAAGGAACGCCACTTGAAAATTTGGTGACTAAGACTGAAATGAAGGGTCCCGAAATGTATATCATAGAACAAATTAGTGCAGAGTTCAGAGAATCACTGTTGGCAAGAGTAGGAATGATGGGAGTCGTATATTTGAAAACTTTGCCACCCAAAACTTCGGATGATAAAGAAACAGAGTTTTCATTTCGTGTTGAGGATACTGCTTCAGTTAAGAGATTTGTTGTGCAGGGTTCTCGTGTTAGCAGTCTTGGAAATGGAATGTTTCACGTGCGTACAGCACCTTCAAATGAACCCATACCAATTATTAAGTATAGTTTGCTACCTAGATTAACCCCATTGCCTTTGAGAGTTCGTCTCATACAGCGCCATAGGGGGACTTTACTCTCTGTGATGATTCAATACGCTGCGAACCCTGATTTGCCGCAACCTTTGAATGACGTGACTTTTACTCTAAAACTACCAGTTGATCCTTCATTGTTACAGGTGTCTCCAAAAGCTATATTGAATAGGTccgaaaaagaattaaaatggcATGTCCCTGAGATTCCTTTGAAGGGTTCTCCAGGTCTGTTGAGAGCAAGGATGCCTGTGGATAGGAACGAGGAAGATGAAGGAGAAGAACTTGAAGTGGTTGGTTATGTGAAATTTTCAGTTCAGAGTTATAGAACACTATCCGGGATTTCTTTACGGCCAGCTACTGAGGGTAAGACGGACTTCTACGAGACAGATCACAAGTTTGAGTCTGGAGTCTATACGTGCAACTGAAGCCTTGAAAGGTATTTTACCTTAcacatgtttttatttttctttccttgTATTTTCAGTGAGTTATGTGTATTAGGTTTGTTTGTACCGGCTTAGCTTgtaatttagatttggggttcgtGAAAGTTGTCTATcatttttccattgatttcatTTATGAATAtatgattttgttttctctGATATAATATGATTGTACATTACCTAATTCTTTTGGCTTCCCCAATCAACTATGCTTGATTTTTCACAAGAAACGTATGTAGAAGGGTAGGAGCTTTTCCCGACATTAAAACATCGGTAATCTTTTATTGATCTCAGTATGTTTTTTATTATCTAACTGATGAAGGTTCTGGGCCTTTTGAACTATACGTTGATTGTTAGACACTAGATTTTGATCCATAATACCCATTAGACGTTTAAAAGATTGTACTTCTTTAATTGTGCCTCCCGGCCCTTGTAATTTTATGAAACTAACTACTGTTATTCCTTGTGTACAATCTTTTTTGTTGGGACAAAAGACTTTGTGTCCCTCTTCTGGAGCTTGATAGCTACTTTAGATGCTAAACTGTAGTTATCCACTGAGGTCATGAAGATCTCTTCTGTAATTTCCTCAGTGTTATTCTAATAGATCCCAAACTGTCCCTGAATAGTTATGAAATAAGAAAGATGTAGAACTACTACATAATCCCAGTAAAACGAGATACTTGGACTCACCCCCTCTTCAGTTCCCGTCTCATTCACTCCTTCCATCTATATAACTTATAACTTATAACTTGGCCAATACAAATGTACCCCTACTAACGTATACCATTCTTAATCTATCAGTAGAGCATTTTGTCTGATAGCATTCCTATCATATTAAACCCCCTCAACTCTTATATTTT
The sequence above is drawn from the Cucumis melo cultivar AY chromosome 2, USDA_Cmelo_AY_1.0, whole genome shotgun sequence genome and encodes:
- the LOC103494266 gene encoding uncharacterized protein LOC103494266 — translated: MSCLALALQPANGSDILLQTREWFPPPRALVALTSFRQTRLAFAATKHQSHHASTVLGDDSSLADSIASLGDDPLAASNGQVIVGAESRYRVVYRLVNGIYVLGITTADQDNSVNVFECIHIVNQAVSVVVTACRGVDVTPEKLSRKYAEIYMALDIVLRGVSNIRLAAMLASMHGDGLAKMVHSALDTENKIRGADNWNAMEVHSIEHQANVEAFSSARFELPAETLEAGDEIAATLAPVTQSVNEQQDQQQQKAEEPAVEQDPFAASDMINKPEELVGGFKKTKDPSATDLTMVLAGLEVPTLPPAEATQSTHIGVEGFEGNYGGIEFSTDQATMEETFEGFSDAWGGGLDPSEFVGPEKVKKTEGLGGLELLQTGPDGTKVAVADATGKGTPLENLVTKTEMKGPEMYIIEQISAEFRESLLARVGMMGVVYLKTLPPKTSDDKETEFSFRVEDTASVKRFVVQGSRVSSLGNGMFHVRTAPSNEPIPIIKYSLLPRLTPLPLRVRLIQRHRGTLLSVMIQYAANPDLPQPLNDVTFTLKLPVDPSLLQVSPKAILNRSEKELKWHVPEIPLKGSPGLLRARMPVDRNEEDEGEELEVVGYVKFSVQSYRTLSGISLRPATEGKTDFYETDHKFESGVYTCN